The nucleotide window ACATCGGTGTTGAATTCAGTATTGAGTGCCTCTATTTCCTTAACACCGTTCTGCTGCAAAAAATCTTTAAACCTGCCATAGATCAGGTTCATTCCCTGCTTAACGGCCTCAATATCCTGTGTAGTATTAACAGCTTTTAATCCGCGTTCAATATCATCCACAAAGGGAAGAATGCGGATCATAATATCTTCGGAAGCTGTCTTTATCAGGTCTGTCTTTTCCTTCAGGGTACGTTTTCTGTAATTATCGAATTCAGCCGATAACCGCAAATATTTATCATGGAGCTCCTGGCTTTTTTCTTCAAAAGCTTTCAACTCCGTCTGCATTTCATTTGATTTCTCCTCGAATGCCTTCAATTCTTCCAATAACTTTTCCTTTT belongs to Bacteroidales bacterium and includes:
- a CDS encoding nucleotide exchange factor GrpE, producing MTGKDKSVEHRHEHAGKKKNMVNQGDKMEEKAVQDAETQEKEKLLEELKAFEEKSNEMQTELKAFEEKSQELHDKYLRLSAEFDNYRKRTLKEKTDLIKTASEDIMIRILPFVDDIERGLKAVNTTQDIEAVKQGMNLIYGRFKDFLQQNGVKEIEALNTEFNTDVHEAVTKIPAPDESQKGKVVDVVEKGYMLHDKVIRYPKVVVGE